The following are encoded in a window of Thermodesulfobacterium geofontis OPF15 genomic DNA:
- the acs gene encoding acetate--CoA ligase: MAGGKAKEIEKEIEKEARISEAEVAVHWGEEEYIEPPEEIKRQAYVTDPTFREKFKEENFPECFHIYADLLDWDRYWHTTLDTSNPPFWKWFVGGKLNACYNCVDRHLKKYGNKAAIIWVPEPEDEPKRVLTYYDLYYQVNVVASVLQSLGLKAGDTVTLYMPMVPELPITMLACARLGIIHSQVFSGFSGPACAERIIDAESKVLITIDGYWRNGKWIDHKKNADIAVNVAAERGHKVEKVLIWQRYRDRYNSESKPIEGRDFLMKDLLKEHRGKKVPYVPMPAEAPLFIMYTSGSTGKPKGCVHSIGGYLAYVAGTCKYIHDIHPEDIHWCMADIGWITGHSYIVYGPLALGATVLIYEGVPTYPDPDRPWRIAERYGVTILHTAPTAIRLLKKLGSDPSKYDYKFRILVTVGEPIEPEVWRWYYTAVGKKQAVVLDTWWQTETGGWLCAHLPGVEPMKLGSTGPGALGIYPVIYDENGNEIPPGSGKAGYICIKNPWPGRMLTIWKNPERMIKGYYEKFCKNKESKDWRDWPYIAGDAATCDKRGYFRILGRMDDIINVAGHRLGTKEIESAALTVEGVAEAAVVPKIDELKGHVPDLYISLKDGYEPSPEIAEKVKMAVRNIIGPIATPAHVYIVPDMPKTRSGKIMRRVLACISNGRKDFGDLTTLIDPSIVEKIWEIVHGEGLTF, translated from the coding sequence ATGGCAGGAGGAAAAGCTAAAGAAATTGAAAAAGAAATTGAAAAGGAGGCACGAATTAGTGAAGCTGAAGTTGCAGTTCATTGGGGAGAAGAAGAATATATCGAACCTCCAGAGGAAATTAAAAGACAAGCTTACGTAACAGATCCAACTTTTAGAGAAAAATTTAAAGAAGAGAATTTTCCAGAATGTTTTCATATCTATGCTGATCTTTTAGATTGGGATAGATATTGGCATACGACTCTTGATACCTCTAATCCACCTTTTTGGAAATGGTTTGTAGGAGGGAAACTTAATGCCTGTTATAATTGTGTAGATCGCCACTTGAAAAAATATGGGAATAAAGCTGCAATAATATGGGTTCCTGAACCTGAAGATGAACCAAAAAGAGTATTGACTTACTATGACTTATACTATCAAGTAAATGTGGTTGCTTCTGTATTACAATCTTTAGGGCTCAAAGCCGGTGATACAGTTACATTATATATGCCAATGGTTCCTGAATTACCAATTACTATGCTTGCTTGTGCGCGTTTAGGAATAATTCACTCTCAAGTTTTTTCAGGATTTAGCGGGCCTGCTTGTGCTGAAAGAATTATTGATGCAGAAAGTAAAGTATTAATTACTATAGATGGATATTGGAGAAATGGTAAATGGATTGATCATAAAAAAAATGCTGATATAGCTGTTAATGTTGCTGCAGAAAGAGGACATAAAGTTGAAAAAGTTCTTATATGGCAAAGATATCGAGACAGATATAATTCTGAATCAAAACCTATTGAAGGAAGAGACTTTTTAATGAAAGACCTTTTAAAAGAACATAGAGGTAAAAAAGTACCTTATGTTCCTATGCCAGCAGAAGCACCACTTTTTATAATGTATACTTCTGGTTCTACAGGTAAACCTAAAGGATGTGTCCATTCTATAGGAGGATATTTAGCTTATGTAGCTGGTACTTGTAAATATATACATGATATTCATCCTGAAGATATTCATTGGTGTATGGCTGATATTGGATGGATAACAGGTCATAGTTATATAGTTTATGGTCCTTTAGCTTTAGGAGCAACTGTATTAATATATGAGGGTGTTCCTACCTATCCTGATCCTGATAGACCTTGGAGAATTGCTGAAAGATATGGAGTTACAATTTTACATACAGCTCCTACTGCTATTCGTTTACTTAAAAAATTAGGTAGTGATCCTTCAAAGTACGACTATAAATTTAGAATTTTAGTTACAGTTGGAGAACCTATAGAACCTGAAGTTTGGAGATGGTATTATACAGCTGTAGGTAAAAAACAAGCAGTAGTTCTTGATACTTGGTGGCAAACAGAAACTGGAGGCTGGTTATGTGCCCATTTACCAGGTGTAGAGCCAATGAAACTAGGAAGTACAGGTCCTGGTGCGTTAGGAATTTATCCTGTAATTTATGATGAAAACGGTAATGAAATACCTCCAGGTTCAGGTAAAGCAGGATACATTTGCATAAAAAATCCCTGGCCTGGAAGAATGCTTACTATATGGAAAAATCCAGAAAGAATGATAAAGGGTTATTATGAAAAATTCTGTAAAAATAAAGAAAGTAAAGACTGGCGTGACTGGCCTTATATAGCAGGTGATGCAGCTACATGTGATAAAAGAGGATATTTTAGAATTCTTGGAAGAATGGATGATATAATTAATGTGGCAGGGCACAGACTTGGTACAAAAGAAATTGAATCAGCAGCTCTTACTGTAGAAGGAGTTGCAGAAGCAGCAGTAGTTCCAAAAATAGATGAACTTAAAGGACATGTTCCTGATCTTTACATATCTCTTAAAGATGGTTATGAGCCTTCTCCTGAAATAGCAGAAAAAGTTAAAATGGCAGTTAGAAATATAATTGGTCCTATTGCAACTCCTGCCCATGTATACATAGTTCCTGATATGCCAAAAACTCGTTCAGGTAAAATTATGCGTAGAGTACTTGCTTGTATATCAAATGGAAGAAAAGACTTTGGAGACCTTACAACACTTATAGATCCAAGTATAGTTGAAAAAATTTGGGAGATAGTACACGGTGAAGGATTAACATTTTAA
- a CDS encoding iron-containing alcohol dehydrogenase, whose translation MKDFELWIPTKVIFGKKALKQIPKELSSFGKKALWVYGRSSIKITGLYKKIKEILIQENIEFIELGGVKSNPFLSKVLEGIEIAKKQKVDFILAVGGGSVIDTAKAIACGYYYEGNVWDFFEKKAYPEKALPIIVVLTIAGTGSELNEVSVITHDIKKVKHSLRSPLLFPKVSFLDPTLTFTVSPEHTAYGAVDAFSHVFEFFVNREYKKDSLVEDLMIVIMKNIIKWSKIALKEPDNYEARANLMWASSLALCGLIKAGIGSYRFPIHAIEHTLSGGYDIPHGLGLAILMRAWMKIHRKDEIIRKFFTKVFDLPIPEKGIEFFENWLRELRIPMSLKEIGIPKEDIDTLVDKAFEIFLLYGAEKEYPKEKIREILETAFF comes from the coding sequence GTGAAAGATTTTGAATTATGGATTCCTACTAAAGTTATCTTTGGCAAAAAAGCTCTAAAGCAGATTCCTAAAGAACTTTCCAGTTTTGGCAAAAAGGCTCTATGGGTTTATGGGAGAAGTTCTATAAAAATAACAGGGCTTTATAAAAAAATAAAAGAAATTTTAATTCAAGAAAATATAGAATTCATAGAACTTGGTGGAGTCAAATCTAATCCCTTTTTATCTAAAGTCTTAGAAGGGATAGAAATAGCTAAAAAACAAAAAGTAGATTTTATTTTAGCTGTAGGTGGAGGAAGTGTAATTGACACAGCAAAGGCTATTGCTTGTGGATATTATTATGAAGGAAATGTATGGGATTTTTTTGAGAAGAAAGCATATCCTGAAAAAGCTTTACCTATAATTGTAGTTTTAACTATTGCAGGAACAGGCTCGGAACTCAATGAAGTAAGTGTGATTACTCATGATATAAAAAAAGTAAAACACTCCTTAAGAAGTCCTTTACTATTTCCTAAAGTATCCTTTTTAGATCCTACATTAACCTTTACAGTATCTCCAGAGCATACAGCTTATGGAGCAGTTGATGCCTTTTCTCATGTTTTTGAATTTTTTGTGAATAGAGAATACAAAAAAGATTCCTTGGTAGAAGATCTAATGATTGTAATTATGAAAAATATTATAAAATGGTCTAAAATTGCGCTTAAAGAACCTGATAATTATGAAGCAAGGGCAAATTTAATGTGGGCAAGCTCTTTAGCACTATGTGGATTAATAAAGGCAGGTATCGGAAGTTATAGGTTTCCTATACATGCTATAGAACATACTCTAAGCGGAGGTTATGATATACCTCATGGGTTAGGACTTGCTATTTTAATGCGAGCTTGGATGAAAATACATAGAAAAGATGAGATAATTAGAAAATTCTTTACTAAAGTATTTGATTTACCTATTCCAGAGAAAGGAATAGAATTTTTTGAGAATTGGCTAAGAGAGCTTAGAATCCCAATGAGTTTAAAAGAAATTGGGATACCAAAAGAAGATATTGATACTTTAGTTGATAAAGCTTTTGAAATTTTTTTACTTTATGGTGCAGAAAAAGAATATCCTAAGGAAAAAATAAGAGAAATATTAGAAACAGCTTTCTTTTAA
- a CDS encoding NAD(P)-dependent oxidoreductase has translation MIWKIGFFEIEKDWEKNLYLKKFKETLKEKIEDTEIYFYEETLNENNVKRFRDLNIIIIHAESKINSTVVENLVDTKLLITRTTGTDHIDVLSCEKKGILVANCPVYASTTVAEHTVALMFALARKLKIAIDKNKKLDFSRDELMGIDLFGKTVGIIGTGRIGSEIARIVYGIGMKILATDVSPNNELVEKYKVKYVDLETLLKESDIIIVMVPYYSQTHHLINRENIKLVKEDAIFINTARGPIVDIEALIWALKNNKLQGGIAMDVFEGERVLMEFQNNLINGAFTAEEYERALKTLSLLNYSNIIFTPHIAYYTKEAMERVIDWVVENISRFLVCQVLPFQYKFYF, from the coding sequence ATGATTTGGAAAATAGGATTTTTTGAAATAGAAAAAGATTGGGAAAAGAACCTTTATCTTAAAAAATTTAAAGAAACTTTAAAAGAAAAAATTGAAGATACAGAAATTTATTTTTATGAAGAAACTTTAAATGAAAATAATGTTAAAAGGTTTAGGGATTTAAATATAATAATAATTCATGCTGAATCAAAAATTAATTCAACAGTAGTAGAAAATTTGGTAGATACAAAACTTTTAATTACCCGGACCACCGGAACAGATCATATAGATGTTTTAAGTTGTGAGAAAAAAGGAATTTTAGTAGCTAATTGCCCAGTTTATGCTTCTACCACGGTAGCAGAACATACAGTTGCTTTAATGTTTGCTTTAGCAAGGAAATTAAAAATTGCTATAGATAAGAATAAAAAGTTAGATTTTTCAAGAGATGAACTAATGGGTATAGATCTTTTTGGCAAAACCGTAGGAATTATTGGAACAGGAAGAATAGGGAGTGAAATCGCAAGAATTGTTTATGGAATTGGTATGAAAATTTTAGCTACAGATGTTTCTCCTAATAATGAACTTGTGGAGAAATATAAAGTTAAATATGTAGATTTAGAAACTTTACTAAAAGAGTCTGACATTATTATAGTTATGGTTCCATATTATTCTCAGACTCATCATCTTATTAATAGAGAAAACATCAAACTTGTTAAGGAGGATGCTATTTTTATTAATACTGCCCGTGGACCTATAGTTGATATTGAAGCTTTAATATGGGCTTTAAAAAATAACAAACTTCAAGGCGGAATAGCGATGGATGTCTTTGAAGGTGAAAGGGTTCTTATGGAGTTTCAAAATAATTTAATTAATGGAGCATTTACTGCAGAGGAATATGAAAGGGCTCTAAAAACTTTAAGTTTATTAAATTATTCTAATATAATTTTTACTCCTCACATTGCTTATTATACTAAAGAGGCTATGGAAAGAGTGATAGATTGGGTTGTTGAAAATATTTCAAGATTTTTAGTATGTCAAGTATTACCCTTTCAATATAAATTTTATTTTTGA
- a CDS encoding 2,5-diamino-6-(ribosylamino)-4(3H)-pyrimidinone 5'-phosphate reductase: MNRPYIIIVSEVTIDGKLTLYRGASSKELMSLMTEEVYKYLHSIRAQVDAIMVGCETVRTDDPSLTVRYVEGKNPIRVIPCSTANVPLNANIFSKDAPTIIVTTKRAPQERIEKIKALGAEVILAGEDLVDFDLLLPMLYERGIRKFMVEGGSSINWELARKGFIDEIRIIHLPVLVGGENVPTLIGGEGFKSLKKVLRLKIVNYFTIDNFLITEWKVQK; the protein is encoded by the coding sequence ATGAATAGACCTTATATTATTATAGTTTCTGAAGTAACTATTGATGGAAAACTTACTCTTTATAGAGGAGCATCAAGTAAAGAATTAATGAGTCTTATGACAGAAGAAGTTTATAAATATCTTCATAGTATAAGAGCTCAAGTAGATGCAATAATGGTTGGTTGTGAAACAGTAAGAACTGATGACCCAAGTCTTACTGTAAGATATGTAGAAGGAAAAAATCCTATAAGAGTAATTCCCTGTTCCACTGCTAATGTTCCTTTAAATGCAAATATATTTTCAAAGGATGCTCCTACTATTATTGTTACTACAAAAAGGGCTCCTCAAGAAAGAATTGAAAAAATAAAAGCACTTGGAGCTGAAGTAATTTTAGCAGGAGAAGATTTAGTTGATTTTGATTTACTTCTTCCTATGCTTTATGAAAGAGGCATTAGAAAATTTATGGTAGAAGGTGGTTCTTCAATAAATTGGGAATTAGCAAGAAAGGGCTTTATTGATGAAATAAGGATAATTCATCTCCCTGTTTTGGTAGGCGGAGAAAATGTTCCTACTTTAATCGGAGGAGAAGGTTTCAAAAGTCTTAAAAAAGTTCTAAGACTTAAAATAGTAAATTATTTCACTATAGATAATTTTTTAATCACTGAATGGAAGGTTCAAAAATAA
- a CDS encoding CDP-alcohol phosphatidyltransferase family protein, which produces MNLTGKKEYFEKIYAPVGTLLYKLHFPANLITFLSLLIGTASALAYYNGNLIVAMSLLATSGIFDLSDGIVARLSGKPTKFGAVFDWIADKWVDGLVLGVVGYFYADPFWSILAITATMLHSFIKPVVYAEIGYEVKIKGKIKDPLENVGFFGRPETHIFLIIFTILEKLNAPIGLSYGIKIITLLTLFSLLHRLVYLYKNFGEISDE; this is translated from the coding sequence ATGAATTTAACAGGGAAAAAAGAATATTTCGAAAAAATATATGCTCCTGTTGGAACCCTCTTATATAAACTTCATTTTCCTGCTAATTTAATTACCTTTTTATCTCTTTTAATAGGAACTGCTTCGGCTTTAGCTTATTATAATGGAAATTTAATTGTTGCTATGTCCCTTTTAGCAACCTCAGGAATTTTTGATTTATCTGATGGAATTGTAGCAAGACTTTCTGGTAAACCTACTAAATTTGGAGCAGTTTTTGATTGGATTGCTGATAAATGGGTAGATGGTTTAGTTCTTGGAGTTGTAGGATACTTTTATGCTGATCCCTTTTGGTCAATTTTAGCAATCACTGCAACTATGCTTCATTCTTTTATAAAACCAGTAGTTTACGCTGAAATAGGATATGAAGTAAAAATAAAAGGAAAAATAAAAGATCCCTTAGAAAATGTGGGATTTTTTGGAAGACCTGAAACTCATATTTTTCTTATTATCTTTACTATTTTAGAAAAATTAAATGCACCTATAGGTTTAAGTTATGGAATAAAAATAATAACTCTTCTTACTCTATTTTCTCTTTTACATAGATTAGTTTATCTTTATAAAAATTTTGGGGAGATTTCTGATGAATAG
- a CDS encoding TetR/AcrR family transcriptional regulator: MADRTKEKILNTALKLFSQKGYLGATTKEIAKSAGIAEVTLFRYFPSKSALFEEVINTYSFLPTLRETLEKVKNEPCEKALKIIAKEFLKVLETKKDLIKIMHSEMHRYPEEIKKIHENIIEKTITVLSDYFKNLQENKILREINTVFAARAFLGMFFSYFYGKEIRECLNLKKEDPEEVINAYIDLFLKGILKIAKE, encoded by the coding sequence ATGGCAGATAGAACTAAAGAAAAAATTTTAAATACTGCTTTAAAACTTTTTTCTCAAAAAGGTTATTTAGGTGCAACAACTAAAGAGATTGCTAAGTCCGCTGGAATAGCAGAAGTAACTTTATTTAGATATTTCCCTTCAAAATCTGCTTTGTTTGAGGAAGTAATTAATACCTATTCTTTTTTGCCCACTTTAAGAGAGACTCTTGAAAAAGTTAAAAATGAGCCCTGTGAAAAGGCACTTAAGATTATTGCTAAAGAATTTTTAAAAGTATTAGAAACTAAAAAGGATCTTATAAAGATAATGCATTCCGAGATGCATAGATATCCAGAAGAGATTAAAAAAATACATGAAAATATAATAGAAAAAACTATAACAGTACTTTCTGATTATTTTAAAAATTTACAAGAGAATAAGATTTTACGTGAAATTAATACTGTTTTTGCAGCAAGAGCATTTTTAGGGATGTTTTTTTCTTATTTTTATGGAAAAGAAATAAGGGAATGCTTAAATCTCAAAAAGGAGGATCCAGAAGAGGTAATAAATGCCTATATTGACCTATTTTTAAAAGGCATATTAAAGATAGCAAAGGAATAA
- a CDS encoding thiamine pyrophosphate-dependent enzyme, whose amino-acid sequence MEKVLMLGAEAIARGAIEAGISYATSYPGTPATQILEYIALNTDIPCEWSINEKVALEVAYGVSLTGRRVLCSMKHVGLNVAADPFITLSYLGIRGGLVIAVGDDPGSYSSQNEQDSRFYAYFAKIPCLEPFDGETAKSYTKLAFDISEELGLPVMIRSQTRLLHCYSPVTLENIKSQKSINLFKDPQHLIAIPAHVIPLHKELNAKQSKILKILEKYKFNEIIPGNEKIGIIACGLTFTYALELKKNIPILKITAYPVEEGLLKEFLSKVDEVIVLEEGYPFLEKIIRCFHPKVKGKLSGDLPSEGELGIDPILELFGKKRKDPIASIPKRPPFLCPGCPHREFYKALLEARPNFVTGDIGCYTLGCLPPLSALDTCLCMGASISKAVGIAKQGIKRVAAVIGDSTFWHSGIPALINAVYNKANILVCILDNSVVAMTGHQPTPHLGLTAKSEKTKKLDLVEICKACGVDSVCEIDPFKKEEMISALKRGLDTPGVHVVISKRPCIFVAKKFKEV is encoded by the coding sequence ATGGAAAAAGTTCTTATGCTTGGGGCAGAGGCTATAGCAAGAGGAGCAATAGAGGCAGGAATCTCTTATGCTACCTCTTATCCAGGTACACCAGCAACTCAAATTTTAGAATATATAGCCCTAAATACTGATATTCCCTGTGAATGGTCTATAAATGAAAAAGTAGCTCTTGAAGTAGCTTATGGAGTTAGCTTGACAGGAAGAAGAGTTTTATGTTCTATGAAACACGTAGGGCTTAATGTAGCTGCAGATCCTTTTATAACTTTAAGTTATCTTGGAATAAGAGGGGGATTAGTAATTGCAGTAGGAGATGACCCTGGATCTTATTCATCTCAGAATGAACAAGATTCTCGATTTTATGCTTATTTTGCTAAAATTCCCTGTCTTGAGCCTTTTGATGGAGAAACAGCTAAATCTTATACAAAATTAGCCTTTGATATTTCAGAAGAGCTTGGATTACCTGTAATGATAAGAAGTCAAACCAGGCTTCTTCATTGCTATAGTCCTGTAACTTTAGAAAATATTAAATCTCAAAAAAGTATAAATTTATTTAAAGATCCTCAGCATTTGATTGCTATTCCTGCTCATGTAATTCCTCTTCATAAAGAATTAAATGCAAAACAATCAAAAATATTAAAAATTCTTGAAAAATATAAATTTAATGAAATAATCCCTGGAAATGAAAAAATAGGAATTATTGCTTGTGGACTCACCTTTACCTATGCTTTAGAGTTGAAAAAAAATATTCCTATTTTAAAAATTACTGCTTATCCTGTAGAAGAGGGACTTCTTAAAGAATTTTTGAGTAAAGTTGATGAAGTAATTGTTTTAGAGGAAGGATATCCCTTTTTAGAAAAAATAATCAGGTGTTTTCATCCTAAAGTAAAAGGGAAACTTTCAGGGGATCTTCCTTCAGAAGGGGAGCTTGGGATAGATCCTATTTTAGAACTTTTTGGGAAAAAAAGAAAAGATCCTATTGCTTCTATCCCGAAAAGACCTCCATTTTTATGTCCTGGGTGTCCCCATAGAGAATTTTATAAAGCACTTTTAGAAGCAAGACCTAATTTTGTCACAGGGGATATCGGATGTTATACCCTTGGTTGTTTACCTCCTCTTTCAGCACTTGATACTTGTCTTTGTATGGGAGCCAGTATAAGTAAAGCTGTAGGTATTGCAAAGCAAGGAATAAAAAGGGTAGCTGCTGTAATTGGTGATTCAACTTTTTGGCACTCAGGAATTCCAGCTTTAATTAATGCAGTTTATAATAAAGCTAATATTCTCGTTTGTATCCTTGATAATTCTGTAGTAGCAATGACAGGACACCAACCTACTCCCCATCTGGGTTTAACAGCAAAAAGTGAAAAGACTAAAAAATTAGATTTAGTTGAAATTTGTAAAGCCTGTGGAGTTGATTCTGTATGTGAAATAGATCCTTTTAAAAAAGAAGAGATGATTTCTGCTTTAAAAAGAGGTCTTGATACACCAGGAGTTCATGTAGTAATTTCAAAGAGACCTTGTATATTTGTAGCTAAAAAATTTAAAGAGGTTTAA
- a CDS encoding ACT domain-containing protein, translating to MKIKQISVFLENKKGRLYEALDTLAKADVNIRALSIADTSEFGILRMIVNDPEKAKKALEDAGFTTKITNVLAVGVKDKPGGLAEVLKILYEGDINVEYVYAFVEKKGEEALVVLRTNNLDKTIDLLQKKGVKLLDSKTVESL from the coding sequence ATGAAAATTAAACAAATTTCTGTGTTTTTAGAAAATAAAAAGGGAAGACTTTACGAGGCTTTAGATACATTAGCAAAAGCAGATGTAAATATTAGAGCTCTCTCCATTGCAGATACCTCTGAATTTGGTATCTTGCGAATGATTGTAAATGATCCTGAAAAAGCTAAAAAAGCTCTGGAGGATGCAGGCTTTACAACTAAAATAACTAATGTTCTCGCAGTAGGAGTTAAAGATAAACCTGGAGGACTTGCTGAGGTTTTAAAAATACTTTATGAAGGTGATATTAATGTGGAATATGTGTATGCTTTTGTTGAAAAAAAGGGAGAAGAAGCTTTAGTAGTTTTAAGAACAAACAATCTTGATAAAACCATAGATCTTCTCCAAAAAAAAGGCGTAAAACTTTTAGATAGCAAAACTGTAGAATCTTTATAA